Below is a genomic region from Rosa chinensis cultivar Old Blush chromosome 5, RchiOBHm-V2, whole genome shotgun sequence.
TTACAAAGCATTTTGGGAAATATGGAGAAATAGTGGACTCTGTGATAATGAAAGATCGGTTCACCGGAACTCCAAGGGGCTTTGGGTTTATTACCTATGCTGATCCTTCCGTTGTTGACAAAGTTATCGAGGACACTCATGTGATCAATGGAAAGCAGGTAAagttgtgtttgttttggtggtttttttATGAGTTAACTTACGTAATTGTAAATCCTTGGGAGTTCTCGGGGGATTAATGATGTTGTTGTATCAAATTGAATGTTGGATTTCTTGAGCAGTGTCATTAACGCAGTGAAATTTGGGCAGGTTGAGATCAAGAGGACCATTCCTAAAGGCCAAGGGCAATCAAAGGACTTTAGGACTAAGAAGATATTTGTTGGTGGAATTCCATCTGCAGTTCCCGAGGGTATGGTTTTATATCTTcctcttttttctgttttaacaACTCGGaaggtttttgattttttgtttgttttggacTGAAAGTTTATGAGTTTTCCTTGACTTGCTGAATTGTGCAGAAGagttgaaaattttcttctcgAAGTATGGAGAGGTTGTGGAACACCAGATCATACGGGATCATGAAACCAACCGTTCTCGAGGCTTTGGATTTGTAATTTTTGACAGTGAGGAAGTTGTAGATGAATTGTTATCTAAAGGAAACATGATAGATATGGAGGGTACCCAGGTGAGCTTATTTAAATGGTCTCCGGGTTACCAGCATGTATACAAATTCCTGTTTGTCATGGAACATGGATTCTTGCATTCCCCAGTTTTGTTAGATAGATGCATTaaatggttgttttttttttctttatcactTAGTTTTCACATAATTCACTTTAGTGATTTGTCACTAATTCTAGGTGGAGGTTGTTACAGGTATAGATCTTCTGAGGAAAGGGTGATCGCAGTAGCTCCATTTTGAAATAACCTAGGTTAACTAAGTTGCTTTGTTGTAGGTGGAGATCAAGAAAGCTGAACCAAAGAAATCCTCAAATCCCCCACCTGCTTCTGCATATGGTAGCAATTCTAGGGCTCGTTCTTTCAATGATGGCTATGGTCCATATGGCAGTTCTTATGGTGGTTTTGATGGAGGATTTGGCCCTGGCCCCTATAGGACACCAGGTGGTCTTGGTGGCGGTAGATATGGCGGTGGTTATGGATATGGTTATGGTAGCGATAGTGGTGAATTTGGCACTGGGTATGGAAGTTTTGGCAGCAGTAGCTTAGGTGGCTATAGGGGTGAATCTTCCCTTGGTTACACTAGTCGCCTGGGCCCCTATGGTGGTGGTTTTGGTGGTGGTTATGGTGCAAGTGGTTTAGGTGGCTATGGTCGAGGTGGTGGTGAAGGCTATGGAAGTGGAAGTTATGGAAGTTCAAATTATGGTGGTGGATATGAATCTGGCACCGGTGGTACTTATGGTGGAGCAGGTGGAGCGTATGGAAGGGGGGGCTATAGTAGCAGTAGTCGGTACCATCCATATTCAAGATAGAAATAGAGGGAGGTAGTCAGTATCATCCCTATCCAAGATAGTAAGAAGGCCTTTCAATGCTGTTGCTTAAGCCTTGCCATAGAAGTTTGACACAGGTTGCGTTAGATTTCTGTCTCGCACTCGGTTAGGCACTTTCTTGCAGCTACTAGAGATTTTCTGTGATTGCGATGGGGAGCTTTTGGTGGTCACAAGAGTTTTAATAGACACATTCTCTATTTTTATGGTTTAGAACAACTTTGTAGATTGAAGGACATGGTGTCTGCTATGGACATCTTGTAGTTTTATTTGAACTTAGTATCTTGTAGACTATAGTATCGTATTATGGTGTTGATTGCAATCTACTTAGTGTGATCTAAGATAGTTTCTCAAATGTTTTTATTATCTGTTTAATAGGGCATGTGGTGTTTACATCAGTGATCACTACCCAGGTTTTGGAAAACACGTAGGAGTAGGCTGGTCTGAAATTATggtatataatttcttttagttttagtttCAGAAGTATCAGGGAATTGATGTGGATTTTGTTTGTAGTTTTACTTTCTGTCTCAGGCTTTTTAGGTTGCTATCATATTAACTGTCCCAAGTTTAATTTGCATGAGTGTTGGGGCATTAGTTGACTTGAGAGCAAAAGTCTTTCtctgacatatatatatatata
It encodes:
- the LOC112165212 gene encoding heterogeneous nuclear ribonucleoprotein 1 isoform X1 gives rise to the protein MGSKSHSGHPHSGDGASPGKIFIGGLAKDTTYATFTKHFGKYGEIVDSVIMKDRFTGTPRGFGFITYADPSVVDKVIEDTHVINGKQVEIKRTIPKGQGQSKDFRTKKIFVGGIPSAVPEEELKIFFSKYGEVVEHQIIRDHETNRSRGFGFVIFDSEEVVDELLSKGNMIDMEGTQVEIKKAEPKKSSNPPPASAYGSNSRARSFNDGYGPYGSSYGGFDGGFGPGPYRTPGGLGGGRYGGGYGYGYGSDSGEFGTGYGSFGSSSLGGYRGESSLGYTSRLGPYGGGFGGGYGASGLGGYGRGGGEGYGSGSYGSSNYGGGYESGTGGTYGGAGGAYGRGGYSSSSRYHPYSR
- the LOC112165212 gene encoding heterogeneous nuclear ribonucleoprotein 1 isoform X2 encodes the protein MKDRFTGTPRGFGFITYADPSVVDKVIEDTHVINGKQVEIKRTIPKGQGQSKDFRTKKIFVGGIPSAVPEEELKIFFSKYGEVVEHQIIRDHETNRSRGFGFVIFDSEEVVDELLSKGNMIDMEGTQVEIKKAEPKKSSNPPPASAYGSNSRARSFNDGYGPYGSSYGGFDGGFGPGPYRTPGGLGGGRYGGGYGYGYGSDSGEFGTGYGSFGSSSLGGYRGESSLGYTSRLGPYGGGFGGGYGASGLGGYGRGGGEGYGSGSYGSSNYGGGYESGTGGTYGGAGGAYGRGGYSSSSRYHPYSR